In Suricata suricatta isolate VVHF042 chromosome 14, meerkat_22Aug2017_6uvM2_HiC, whole genome shotgun sequence, one DNA window encodes the following:
- the LOC115278297 gene encoding SEC14-like protein 4, with the protein MLRKHIEFRKQQDLDNILNWQPSEVIQLYDSGGLSGYDHEGCPVWFEIIGTLDLRGLLLSASKEELIRNRIKLCELLLQECELQTQKLGRKIETVVIVFDLEGLSLKHLWKPAVEIYQQFLAMLEANYPEMLKNLIGIRALGPFPKAPDAQMSQVYFA; encoded by the exons ATGCTCCGGAAG CACATAGAGTTCCGGAAGCAACAGGACCTGGACAACATCCTCAACTGGCAGCCCTCAGAG GTGATCCAACTGTATGACTCTGGTGGTCTGAGTGGCTATGATCACGAAGGCTGCCCTGTGTGGTTCGAAATCATtgggactcttgacctcaggggtCTTCTCCTGTCAGCCTCCAAGGAGGAGCTGATCCGGaaccgcatcaagctctgtgaaCTGCTTTTGCAGGAATGTGAGCTGCAGACTCAAAAG TTGGGCAGGAAGATCGAGACGGTGGTGATAGTGTTTGACCTGGAGGGGCTCAGCCTGAAACACCTGTGGAAGCCAGCTGTAGAGATCTACCAGCAG TTTCTTGCCATGCTGGAAGCAAATTATCCTGAGATGCTGAAGAATTTAATTGGCATTCGAG CCCTGGGCCCATTCCCAAAGGCACCAGATGCGCAGATGAGTCAGGTTTACTTTGCTTGA